CTGCTACTTTTGGGGCCCTGGCGTTTGGGCCCCAACTGCGCGGGCGGCGAACGGAAAATCCATTTCGCTGCCCGCAGCCCCTTTTTCCCCGCGCGTTGCCCCCGCTGATGAAAGCTGCCATTCTGTTCTGTTTGCTTGGGCTGCCGCTGGCCGCCACCGCCCAAAAGCTGCCAGCCAATGACCCGCCCGTGACCTACTACATCGGGCTGGCCCGGGCCCCCCTGTTCCGCAGCGCAGCCGACACCGCCGGCCGGCCCACCAAGTACCTGCCCAGCCAGGCGGCGGCCGTGGTGGTGGGCCGCCTTTCGCCCCGGTGGGTGGTGGTCGAGCTCGATGGCTTCCGCTACCTCACCCTGGCCGGTAAGCTGACCGATTACGACCCCGCCGATGCCGACGCGCTACCCGTCGACTCCCGCACACACCGCATCGCCTACGAAGGCGTGGTGCGCGTGCCAGGTGCCAGCCAAGCCAACCTCCTCGCCCGGGCCACCGCCTGGGTGGCGCAGGCCTACCCGCTGGCCAACGCCGTGGTGGCGCCGGGCCCCGCCGCTGGCCAACTGGTGGTAAAGGGCACCCAAATTGCCACCTTCCGCACCGCCTACGCCGGGGTGCCGCGCGGCAGCTACGCCGGCGTGGTGCGGCACACGCTCACAATCTACGTGAAGGATGGGGCTTATAAATACGTGCTCACCGACCTGGTGCACGACGCCACCGGCACGCCCAACCTGCGCTCGGGCGGGGCCCTGGAGCAGGACAAGGCCAGCTTGTTTGGCTACGCGGGCTTCGGCAGCCACGCGCCCTGGGCCGAGCTGAAAACGGCCGCCACCCGCGACGTGCGCCACCTGCTGGCTACCCTTCAAACGGCCATGACCTTGGGGGCCGCCCCGGCCGCGGCCGGCCCTGGCGACTTCTAGCCCAGGGCCCCGACCGCCGTCGCGGCTACCCCGGACTGCCCTGCTGGCCCTTGTGATTTTCCACACCTGCCCACTCACTAACTCCACCCCGCCATGAACTTCCGCCTGCGCCAGTTGTAGCAGCCGCTCCGCGAGTCGCTGTGGTTTGTGCCGCTGCTGATGGTGCTGCCCGCACTGGGGCTGGCCTACGGGCTGGTGCAGTACGACCAAGGGCACAGCGTCAGCGGCACGCGGCAGCT
This genomic stretch from Hymenobacter sp. PAMC 26628 harbors:
- a CDS encoding DUF4468 domain-containing protein, producing MKAAILFCLLGLPLAATAQKLPANDPPVTYYIGLARAPLFRSAADTAGRPTKYLPSQAAAVVVGRLSPRWVVVELDGFRYLTLAGKLTDYDPADADALPVDSRTHRIAYEGVVRVPGASQANLLARATAWVAQAYPLANAVVAPGPAAGQLVVKGTQIATFRTAYAGVPRGSYAGVVRHTLTIYVKDGAYKYVLTDLVHDATGTPNLRSGGALEQDKASLFGYAGFGSHAPWAELKTAATRDVRHLLATLQTAMTLGAAPAAAGPGDF